A single Lolium perenne isolate Kyuss_39 chromosome 6, Kyuss_2.0, whole genome shotgun sequence DNA region contains:
- the LOC127305615 gene encoding fatty acid amide hydrolase: MGGGSNSKAKGQPRAMAPVAEVDIAAVRYEPRPMQAPHLTGFGLRAFVWLLESRLLGPLVLSALKKQNNMTQMLQNTVIPERPMYYPEFPPQGCCGGVGR, translated from the exons ATGGGCGGCGGATCAAACTCCAAGGCCAAGGGGCAGCCGCGGGCGATGGCGCCGGTGGCGGAGGTCGACATCGCCGCCGTGCGCTACGAGCCGCGGCCGATGCAGGCGCCGCACCTCACGGGCTTCGGCCTCAGGGCCTTCGTCTGGCTCCTCGAGTCCCGCCTCCTCGGCCCCCTCGTCCTCTCCGCCCTCAAGAAACAGAACAACATGACGCAG ATGCTGCAGAACACGGTGATCCCCGAGCGGCCCATGTACTACCCGGAGTTCCCGCCGCAAG GTTGTTGCGGTGGCgttggaagatga